The sequence CATGCTGACCGAGAGGGACTACTTGCCTGGGCTTCTGTAATGAAAAAAAAACCCAAAAGAACCTTTATAGTGCATGGTGAAGAGGAATCGGCGACAGAATTAGCAGAGAGTCTCAGATCAAAAGTTGGTTTTGAACGTGTGGAGATTCCAGAAATGCATCAAGTATTTGAGGTGTAAAAGAGGTAAGACCAGGGTTTCATAAAAAGTATGCTGAAAAAATTCCTTTATAGAAAAGACTTGGAATGATATGTTCAAAAAACGCTTGGCGCTTGTCGGCGGGGGACACGCCCACATCTACTCATTAAAAAATGCAGACCAATTGATTCAGGAGAATGCTGAGGTTATTCTCATAGGTCCGGATTGTTATCACTACTATTCAGGCATGGGGCCAGGCATGCTCTCTCGAACTTACAAACCAGAGCAGATACGGTTTCATATTCAAGCCATGATGGAATCACGAGGAGGAAAATTTATAAAGGGAAAAGTAGCGTCAATTGATGCAGAAAACCGCACCCTCATTCTCGAAGGGGGCGAAAAGATAGAATACGATTTAGCCTCTTTCAATACAGGAAGCTATGTGCCGAAAAATCTCATTCCTGGCGCTGAAGGGGAAGCCTTTACAGTAAAGCCCATTGAGAGTTTGGAGAGATTTCGCGAAACGATTCTTGATAAGATGAAAAAGGGAGCCCCGAAGATTCTTATCATAGGAGGTGGTCCAGCCGGCGTTGAACTGGCAGGCAATATCTGGCGGCTTGTTCAGGATAATTATGGCAAGGCAGAAATTATCATAGCAAATTCTACTGATCGGCTCCTTCCCAATGTAGCTTCGAAGGCTGGCCGTTTGGCCGAGAAGTCCCTCTTTAAGCGTGGAATAAGAATCTTTTCCAGCTTTCTGGCTACATCTATGAATCAAGGATTTGTTCGTTCACAGTCAGGAGATGAGATTGCTTTTGATATTGCTATATTGGCTATTGGTATTTTACCCTCAGACATCTTTCTGAAGTCAGGATTGGAAACCTCCAGAGAAGGAGCCCTCTTGGTGAATGATTATCTCCAGAGCATAAGATATCCAGAGATCTTTGGCGGGGGTGATTGTATCGCCATTCAAGGAAGGTCTCTTGAACGGGTAGGTGTGTATGCTGTTCGTGAGAGTCCGATTCTCTTCGATAATCTTTTAGCCAGCCTCAAAGGAGAACCTCTTAAGGTTTTTTCGCCTCAGAAAAGATACATGCTTATTTTTAACATGGGGGATGGTATGGGTATTTTTGTACGCGGCTCTTTTGTATGGAAGGGGAGGCTTGCCTTTACACTCAAGAACTATATCGATACGAGCTTCATGTCAAAATTCCAAGACTCCTAAGAAATCTTTCCTCGTTGCCTTTTCTTACTGTACAATAAAGAAAAATTGAAAAAACTATTTGACATTGCCTATTTTAGGTTGAAAATTTATTATAAATATCTAACGGCAGATACACATATGGTTAATCGAAATTGAACTTAGAGAAAAGAGAGGGTGTTATGAAAGTCTTGATTGTTTATTACAGCACCTATGGTAATGTTTACAAGATGGCGAAACTTGTGGCAGAGGGAGTGAAGGAGGTTCCAGGCGCAGAGCCAATCATCCGAACCGTTCCTGAACTCATTCCTGAATCGGTTATTGAGTCGCGTGAAGACATGAAAGCGGGAAAAGAGATACAGAAAGACGTGCCTCTGGTTATACCAGATGACTTCAAAGAAGCCGGGGCTATCGCTTTTGGCACACCGACAAGGTTTGGGAATGTGTCGGCCCAGATGAAAAACCAGATTGACCAGCTGACAAATTTGTGGCTGGGAGGTGAACTGGAGGGCAAGCCAGCCGGGGTTTTTGTCTCGACAGGAAGCCTTCACGGAGGCCAGGAGACAACGATCCTTACCCTTATGGCTCCTTTGCTGCACCTCGGGATGGTTCTTGTAGGCGTGCCATACTCTGTTCAGGAGCTTTTCACAACTAAAGGCGGGGGTTCGCCATACGGACCGGGTCATGTTGCAGGCACGGACAGTAAACGAGAAATTGACGGGGAAGAAGCTTCGATTTGCCGCGCTTTGGGTTGTCGCTTGGCTCAGGTTGGGCTGAAACTACAGGGGAAGTGATGATAGAGGAATAGGTTTCATGCTCATTAAATAAGTCCGCAAAGGACGAAATATTCGAAAATATTATAGGGAGGGGGTTCAAGATGAAAAAGGTTCTCTTAAGTTTAGTTGTTCTATCAATTTCTCTTCTATTATTTACTCAACCAGTATTTTCCCACTGTGAAGTACCCTGCGGTATATATGGCGACGAAATGCGATTCGATATGATTTCTGAACATATAAAAACCATAGAAAAATCCATGAAGATGATTAAAAAGCTGTCAGAGGAAAAGAATATCAACTATAATCAGTTAGTGCGCTGGGTTAACAACAAAGAAAAGCACTCTCAGGAGATTCAATCTATCGTATATCAGTATTTCATGACCCAGAGGATAAGACCTGTTTATGAAAAGAATAAAGAGAAGCACAAAAGATATATAAGACAATTGACTTTGCTTCATGAAATGCTCGTATATGCAATGAAATCAAAACAAACAACCGACATTAAAAATGTTGAGAAGCTAAAATTTCTCTTATCTGATTTCAGAAACGTCTATTTTGGTCCTGAAAGCGAAAGGTATATCCACTGATTGATGATAAAATTTTGATACTTACTTCTTGAAAACTATTGGATGCTCATATAATATTTAAAAAAATATTTTTGCAGAGGTTAGGTTTAAACCCGTTTTTTTATCATCAACTTTGACTCAAACAGAGAAGAGAAGAGGGGTCATTTTAAAAAATGGATAACTATCAGAAAGTATTAAAATATCTAACAAAGGAAACAAAAGACCTTTTAAATTTCATATTTGATGGTGTTTATGTCGTTGATACAGATAGAAAGATAGCCTTCTGGAATAAAGGTGCAGAGGCCATTACTGATTATAAGGCAGAAGAGGTTATCGGGAAATCCTGTAGGGATGATATTCTCAATCATATTGATAAGGATGGAGTCCTTCTGTGCAGGGGAGATTGTCCCCTTGTTAAGGCCATTCAGTCAGATACGCATGTAGAAGAAAAGGTATTCCCTCTTCGCAAGGATAAGCACAGGTTTCCTGTTTCCACCCATGTTGCACCGATTAAAGATGAAAAAGGCCAAATTATTGGAGCTATAGAAGTATTCAGAGATATTTCTTCTGAAGAGAGACTCCGTATTTTGCAGAAGAAATTTCAAAAGCTTATCAAGCAGTATGTCTCCAAAACGACTTATGAAACGATTAAAAAATCTGTTTCAAAAGAAATTCCCATAGTGGCATCATCTAAAGAATTGAGTATATTCTTTATGGATATTGTTGGCTTTACAAGCATCTCAGAAAAACATTCAGAAGAGGTGATCGTCACAATCCTCAATTCATATTTCACTTTGGCATCTCAGGTTATCAGACAGAACACCGGTGATATAGATAAATTCATGGGTGATGCTGTTATGGCAATATTTATCGATGCTCAAGATGCCGTTAATGCTGCAAAAGGTATTCTTTTTAAAGGACTGCCGAGTTTAAACAAGGCTCTAGAGTCCAAGGAATTACCACAAATAAATGTCAGGATTGGTATTAACAGTGGAAGGCTCATACAGGGTGATATAGGCTCAGAAGACAGGAAAGATATGACAGTTATCGGTGACGCTGTCAACATCGCTTCTAGGATAGAATCAGAAGCAGAACCGGGAAATTTTATGATTTCAGAAGGGACATTGGCTCGGATCGAAAATCAAGAAGAATTCGAATTTACAGAGGAGATGCTCTTGAAAGGAAAGACCCAGCCGATTAAGCTATACAGATATAAAAAATCCTAAAGATTTTTATAAAGAAAGGAGGAGGTTATGGAGCTTCAAGAATATATCACTGTTGATGAGGTGAAGAGGGTTTGTAAAGAACTTGGCATAAGAGACTGGACTGAACTGACCGAGACTAAGGTATTGCCAGAAGAGGCGGAAGTGATTCTCAATGAGGTCAATGTTGAAGGAATGGATATTGACCTTGAGGACTTTCGAAAGGGCTTGGAAGTTGAACTCGAACACGGCACAGGATTTAAGGACGCGAACGTGACAAACAACCATCCTGTAATCACAGGAAAGATCGTGCTGGCTCACATGAAAGAATTCCTCGATTACTACAAGCGCCTTGAAGTTGCCGAGTTAGAGGGGGATGTGCACAAAGCAGCCGTTGCAAAGGATTCAGCGAAAATCGCATCTTACTATAAAAGGCTCGCCGAGGCGAAACGCATCTTAAGTCAAAAAGAATCAGAGGAGCTGAAGTAGTTAAGTAAAGAGCGATAATTCAGTTTTTTTCGGATTGGCTAACTAAAAGAGATTGATAAAGAAGGAAAAATTAGGGGATTTTCTTTTTCTTCGCCCTGTTCCATATGATATCCATTTCCTCAAGGGATGAATCTTTTAAATCTTTACCCTTTTTGGTCAATTCCTTCTCTATATATTCAAATCTTTTTTTGAATTTATAGATGCATTTTTTAAGGGCCTCTTCTGGGTTTATCTTGACAAACCTCGAGAGGTTCACAATGGCAAACAAGAGGTCTCCGATTTCTTCCTCTATGAACTTCCTGTCCTCAATTTTTATGGCTTTTTTAAGCTCACCTGTCTCCTCATCAACCTTTTTGATGACATCTTTGGCAGATTCCCAATCAAACCCAACCCTGGCTGCCCTGTCCTGATAGCGATGAGCCCTTAGGAGGGCTGGTAATTTGTAGGGAATGCCGTCCATGATAGACTTTCTCTTGTTATTTTTTGTTTCACTCTTCTTTATCTCTTCCCAGTGAATGAGGACCTGTTTGGATGTGGAGATATCTTTACCTGCAAAGACATGGGGATGCCTGGTAATCATCTTTTCAACATTTGTTCTCAGAACATCATAGATGTCGAACTCCCCCTTTTCCTTGGCGATTTGGGCATGAAAGAGGATCTGAAAGAGGAGGTCTCCCAGCTCTTCCTTGATTTCCTCCGGGTCTTTCCTGTCAAGAGCCTCTAAGACCTCGTATGTCTCTTCCAGTAAGAAGGGTTTTATGGATTCCCTTGTCTGCTCTTTGTCCCAGGGGCATCCGCTTTTTCCTCTGAGGCAATCCATTATCTCGACAAGGGACTTAAAGAGGTCGTCCTTTTTTTTATAGGATTTTTTTATTTGATTTTTTTTGCCTGTTTTTTTTCTCATAATTAAAAAAATCGCTGGGCCCTGTCGCATCACAGCAAGAATATCATTCTTGGTCCAAGACGAATATGGAGAATTCTTTTAAGTAATTTCAGAGGATTAATAGTATGGTTTTTGTCTTGAGCGTCCTTAGATATTCATGAGACAGATAGAGCCCAGCAGTTTTTTATGATTATATTCAGGGATGGAAATATTGCAAGCTTTATTTTCGTTTTTTATCCCATTTTTCTCATCTTCATTATCTTGATGTAATCTTCGATTGAGGATTGCTGTTTGGGATCTACTTTAAATTCGAGGGCAATGTGGTACTCATGAGTACTTCTGCTTTCTGAACGGACCACTCTTCCTGTAACACCCATCACAATGCTATTCGTTGGCGACAAGAGAGCGATATTGAGTTTTGAGTCCAGGATGTAGGGCTTGTGAGAAACAAATCTGATACCAAGTGAAGAAATATCACAAACTTTCGCTTTAAAATCTATGTTATCCTCTATCTTTTGGGAATATACGTTGATGAAGGCGTTATCCAGGTATGTTCTCGGTGCTCGACGCCTCTCTTTTAGGACTAATTCTTTTGCTAAATCTCCCATTTTTAAGATAACCCCTCATTTAGACAAACTACGCTTTTTATCATATTATTTTATCGGCAATCTCCCATAAGACTTTAATATAATTTCAGAAACAAAATAAAGGCAAAATCATTTATTTACCTCTATCCTTTAAAATGGAACAATTATTGCCTATTGTAAAGCTGGATTACTCTACCTTTATGAAATTTAAGGAGAAAATTAAGTCTCAAAAACGCAGAATCTTATTGACTAAATTATATCTTTTTGATAGATAAGAGTCTAATTGGGAAGGAGGGTTTTTAAGCTTTTTATCAGATGTAACACCATAACTTTGATTTTCCCACTTTGATTTTACTTCCAGTTTATCATCTTATTAAACTCTCTTCCTGTTCCATTAATCATCGTTTGCATCTTTGATTTATTATTACCCTTTGGGAGGTGGGGGTATAGATGCCAGGCCACTCTATTCTTGCCAGATTATTTTCTCAAGTAATCTTTGTTTGTCTCTATTTTCTTAATCCAATTAAATAAAAAAGGGGGTGAACAGGAGAGTTTATCTAAGTAAAAAAATCTATATTTCTTGTTTTTTCAGTTAACCAATAAAAAAGGAGGGCATCTATGAAAAAGGTAACAGTTCTTGTATTATCTCTTTTTATGATTTTCCTAATTTTAGGATTTACCGGGTCTTTTGCTCAGGCTGAGGAAGAGGATTTAAGAAAGGTAATCGAAAGGTTAGAAACCCAGATCAAAGAGAATCAGCAGAAACTGGAAGATTTGAAGAGAAGAATGTCAGAGCAGGAGAAGGTAAAGGAGGAAGTGAAGGCCGTAGTAGAGGTGCCGAAAAAAGCGGATGATACGGGTTTATTTTTTGATGCAAAAGTTTTACTTCTGACTCCAAGGGGAAATGACATTGATGTAGCAATATCTGATAGTAATACTAACAATTGGCCTGAAGGGTCTGCAAGAGGCATAGAGTTCGATACATTTTCAACTGTTTCAGGAAAATATACACTGGGATATCAATTTGAGAATAATAGCCGGTTGTCTTCATCTTATTGGCGTTTTGATGCTGATGAAGATTTCAGCATCACCAAACCATCAGGAGGAACCCTGTGGGCTCTTTTAAATAGTCCAGATGCTGGTTTTGAAAAGGCTGATTCAGCATCTGCTCATTTGGATTATGAGCTGGATGTAATCGACCTGGAATATACGAGGCCTTTGTTTCAGAGCGGGAAACTTACCACAAGCGGGTTAATCGGATTGAGATATGCAAGGATTGACCAGGATTTATCTGCTACTTACAAAGAAGGTCCAAACACGGATAGAGTAACAAGCGATATAGAAACGAATATGTTCGGTCCAAAAGTTGGGGTAATGGGAAAACGCAGTTTTTTTAATGACAAATTTTATTTTCAGGTGGATGGAGCAATCTCATTATTAGTCGGTCATACGGATGCTAAATATAAAGACATCTACAATATCATAACCTTGAAAGATACCTCAAGTGAGTATGAGAGTGTCTTCCCTGTCTAT is a genomic window of Nitrospinota bacterium containing:
- a CDS encoding FAD-dependent oxidoreductase, with amino-acid sequence MFKKRLALVGGGHAHIYSLKNADQLIQENAEVILIGPDCYHYYSGMGPGMLSRTYKPEQIRFHIQAMMESRGGKFIKGKVASIDAENRTLILEGGEKIEYDLASFNTGSYVPKNLIPGAEGEAFTVKPIESLERFRETILDKMKKGAPKILIIGGGPAGVELAGNIWRLVQDNYGKAEIIIANSTDRLLPNVASKAGRLAEKSLFKRGIRIFSSFLATSMNQGFVRSQSGDEIAFDIAILAIGILPSDIFLKSGLETSREGALLVNDYLQSIRYPEIFGGGDCIAIQGRSLERVGVYAVRESPILFDNLLASLKGEPLKVFSPQKRYMLIFNMGDGMGIFVRGSFVWKGRLAFTLKNYIDTSFMSKFQDS
- a CDS encoding superoxide dismutase [Ni]; protein product: MKKVLLSLVVLSISLLLFTQPVFSHCEVPCGIYGDEMRFDMISEHIKTIEKSMKMIKKLSEEKNINYNQLVRWVNNKEKHSQEIQSIVYQYFMTQRIRPVYEKNKEKHKRYIRQLTLLHEMLVYAMKSKQTTDIKNVEKLKFLLSDFRNVYFGPESERYIH
- the wrbA gene encoding NAD(P)H:quinone oxidoreductase; translated protein: MKVLIVYYSTYGNVYKMAKLVAEGVKEVPGAEPIIRTVPELIPESVIESREDMKAGKEIQKDVPLVIPDDFKEAGAIAFGTPTRFGNVSAQMKNQIDQLTNLWLGGELEGKPAGVFVSTGSLHGGQETTILTLMAPLLHLGMVLVGVPYSVQELFTTKGGGSPYGPGHVAGTDSKREIDGEEASICRALGCRLAQVGLKLQGK
- a CDS encoding MBL fold metallo-hydrolase RNA specificity domain-containing protein, with the protein product HADREGLLAWASVMKKKPKRTFIVHGEEESATELAESLRSKVGFERVEIPEMHQVFEV
- a CDS encoding DUF5661 family protein, yielding MELQEYITVDEVKRVCKELGIRDWTELTETKVLPEEAEVILNEVNVEGMDIDLEDFRKGLEVELEHGTGFKDANVTNNHPVITGKIVLAHMKEFLDYYKRLEVAELEGDVHKAAVAKDSAKIASYYKRLAEAKRILSQKESEELK
- a CDS encoding PilZ domain-containing protein; this translates as MGDLAKELVLKERRRAPRTYLDNAFINVYSQKIEDNIDFKAKVCDISSLGIRFVSHKPYILDSKLNIALLSPTNSIVMGVTGRVVRSESRSTHEYHIALEFKVDPKQQSSIEDYIKIMKMRKMG
- a CDS encoding Lpg1974 family pore-forming outer membrane protein, which gives rise to MKKVTVLVLSLFMIFLILGFTGSFAQAEEEDLRKVIERLETQIKENQQKLEDLKRRMSEQEKVKEEVKAVVEVPKKADDTGLFFDAKVLLLTPRGNDIDVAISDSNTNNWPEGSARGIEFDTFSTVSGKYTLGYQFENNSRLSSSYWRFDADEDFSITKPSGGTLWALLNSPDAGFEKADSASAHLDYELDVIDLEYTRPLFQSGKLTTSGLIGLRYARIDQDLSATYKEGPNTDRVTSDIETNMFGPKVGVMGKRSFFNDKFYFQVDGAISLLVGHTDAKYKDIYNIITLKDTSSEYESVFPVYELDIGLGWTPIPDLEFRLGYLISYWTDVLTQKNFVDDVHDAKAVDEGDSVTFDGIVFSVKYVF
- the mazG gene encoding nucleoside triphosphate pyrophosphohydrolase gives rise to the protein MRKKTGKKNQIKKSYKKKDDLFKSLVEIMDCLRGKSGCPWDKEQTRESIKPFLLEETYEVLEALDRKDPEEIKEELGDLLFQILFHAQIAKEKGEFDIYDVLRTNVEKMITRHPHVFAGKDISTSKQVLIHWEEIKKSETKNNKRKSIMDGIPYKLPALLRAHRYQDRAARVGFDWESAKDVIKKVDEETGELKKAIKIEDRKFIEEEIGDLLFAIVNLSRFVKINPEEALKKCIYKFKKRFEYIEKELTKKGKDLKDSSLEEMDIIWNRAKKKKIP
- a CDS encoding adenylate/guanylate cyclase domain-containing protein, encoding MDNYQKVLKYLTKETKDLLNFIFDGVYVVDTDRKIAFWNKGAEAITDYKAEEVIGKSCRDDILNHIDKDGVLLCRGDCPLVKAIQSDTHVEEKVFPLRKDKHRFPVSTHVAPIKDEKGQIIGAIEVFRDISSEERLRILQKKFQKLIKQYVSKTTYETIKKSVSKEIPIVASSKELSIFFMDIVGFTSISEKHSEEVIVTILNSYFTLASQVIRQNTGDIDKFMGDAVMAIFIDAQDAVNAAKGILFKGLPSLNKALESKELPQINVRIGINSGRLIQGDIGSEDRKDMTVIGDAVNIASRIESEAEPGNFMISEGTLARIENQEEFEFTEEMLLKGKTQPIKLYRYKKS